A region of the Bacillota bacterium genome:
TAACTTGGTTTACTATATCTTTAACCAATCCAAGTTCGGTTTCTGTTACATTACTAGGGTTTCTACTGTTAAAAGTTTTCAAAAAAACAATATATACAGGATAACCAGCATCCATTAGAGATTTCTCTAAATACCTTATCCCCAAAGCCTTTGGATTATAGAAACTAATAAGCAATACGGGTTTTTTAGTCAAATCCTTTCCACCTCGTCCTCTACTTTCCTGAACTTAGTTTTTCTTAAAATTATTTAGTTATACAAATAGAATTGTCCAGGTATACAAATAGAGGGTATTGAAGTAAAAAGGCTTTACATTAATTTACATTAATCTTAACACTTAAACTTTTTACACTTTTAATGCTTTCTTTATGCCATTATCTTTAACTTTTCAGGTTGTACTTCACCTTCCAGGTTTTCGCCCTTTAAATATCTGTTTTGTAGTAAAACAATTTTCTTCAAGCTCAACACTCCCAAACATTGTTATTTTTTAGATTATGACAAGTCCACCGCTACAATAAGTTAATACAGCAAGTTAGTTTAACCTTAGTTTTAATCGGTTGTGACCATTCTTCCATCCTATATTGTCCTATATTTATTATAATTTTTACACAGCATTATTCTTTGTAGAAAACTATTTTTATTTTGTACAAAATTTTCTCCTTACACTACAACTTTATTTTACTTATTCTTATAGACTCTTTAGAGCATCCAGATCCCTGATTTTTATCGATTCCCTGTGAAACTCAATAATACCCTCATTCCTCATCTTACACATCTCTCTTGAAAGAGATGGTCTTGTTACATTAAGAAATTCTGCCAATTCATTACGTTTTAATGGCATCATAAACGTTGTCTGTCCTTGTTTTTTATGTTGCTCAAGAAGGTAACTGCTTAATTTTCTCCGTATACTTTTCATAGAAAGGTACTGCAACTTTTGGTTAAGTAGAAGAGCTTTACCGGATATAATTCTAAGCATATTTATTATTAACCTTTTATGGTTTATACACTGTTTCTTGCATGTACCTAATATAACATCAGGTGACATAAAAGCTACAGCACAAGCTGTTTGTGCAACCACTGTTGCAGGCCATAAGTTATTTCCTGCAAATACTGCAATTTCTCCAAACATCTGTCCGGGACCCAGAATATCGATGATTATCCTATCTCCGACAGCATTCTCTTTAGTTACTGCAACAGTACCTGCCAACACAAGGCCAAACTCTTCAAACCTTTCACCGGCAATGGCTACCATGTCATTCTTTCCATAATTCATTAACCTAGGTTTGAGGCAATCAAGCAAATCCTCTATTTCTCTCGAATCTATTCCGTCAAAAAGCTTACAACTTGCCAAAACCCCAATCCACTTCTTAAACATTACATTCTTCCATCCCTACAACATAATAGCATAAATGTGGCATTCCTCAATTTTGTAACATTAGTTACCGATTTGCCTTTTTAATTATATTATAATAAACTTACAAAAATCAAGAGAGAAATGAGAGGAGAATAAGAGATGATTGAAAAACAATATGTTTTTACAAAAACTTCAACCAAAAATGTTGTAAGTACCAATTTAAAGGGAGAAATTTCTATGTATGATTCATCTGAATCTAATACGATGTTTTGTTTTCAATGTGAACAAGCTGCAGGAGGAAAGGCCTGCTGTAAAGTAGGTGTTTGTGGTAAACAACCTGATGTAGCAAACAAACAGGATGAATTAACATGCGCATTGGTAGGCTTAGCTCGGGCAGCAAAAGGGAAAACTCCAGGGAAAAGAGCAAATGAGCTAATGATGCAAGGCCTTTTTGCCACCGTAACAAATGTTAACTTTGACAGAAGCCGTATTGATGAACTTATAACCCTTGTACGCAGGGAAAAGGAAAAACTTGGTGATGCAGAAGAATTATCTCCACGCTTTCTTTGGATCGGGGATAATGATACAGTGTCTCTTCGTTCTACACTGCTGTTTGGCTTAAGAGGTATGGCAGCATATGCGTGGCATGCTTATGTTCTCGGGAAAGAAAATCCTGAAGTTATATCCTGGTTTTATAATGGTATGCGTGCTATTGGAGAAGAACACACTACTGATGAATGGCTGAATCTTCTTATGGAGTTTGGGCAAATAAATTTAAAGTGCATGGAACTTCTGGATAGTGCTAATACAACTGCTTACGGACATCCTATACCTACTAAGGTTACTACTACAGTTGAAAAAGGCCCATTTATTGTTATAACAGGACATGATCTTCATGACTTAAAGCAGCTGCTGGAACAAACCGAAGGGAAGGGAATAAACATCTATACCCATGGGGAAATGTTACCAGCTCATGGATATCCGGAATTGAAAAAGTATCCGCATTTGAAGGGTAATTTTGGTACTGCATGGCAAAATCAACAAAAAGAATTTGATAACATACTTGCTCCTATTCTATTTACAACCAACTGTCTAATGCCTCCAAAAGCATCTTATGCTGACAGGGTATTTACTACAGCAGTTGTAGGCTACCCCGGGGCAAAACATATACCTGAAATAAACGGAAAAAAGGACTTTACAGCTATAATTGATAAGGCCCTTGAACTGGGCGGGTGGAATGAAAATAAGAAATTTACGGGTATTAATGGCGGAACAGAGCTTATGACCGGATTTGCACATAATACAGTCCTCGGAGTTGCTGATAAAGTGATTAATGCTGTGAAAGAAGGAGCAATAAGGCACTTCTTTTTGGTTGGAGGGTGTGACGGTGCGAAGTCGGGTAGAAACTACTATACCGATTTTGTAAAGAAAACTCCGAAAGATACTATAATACTCACTTTAGCATGCGGAAAATACCGGTTTAATGACCTCAACCTGGGTGAAATTAGCGGACTCCCCCGCATAATGGATGTAGGTCAGTGCAATGATGCATACTCAGCTATAAAAGTTGCTACTGCCCTGGCAAAAGCCTTTGACTGCGGGGTTAATGATCTACCTTTAACTTTAGTCCTGTCCTGGTATGAACAAAAGGCAGTATGTATACTTCTTACTTTGTTGGCACTGGGTATAAAAAATATTTATATTGGGCCTTCCATCCCGGCATTTTTCTCAATTAATGTATTGAATACTCTGGTTGATAAGTTTGGCATTAAACCAATAAGCACTCCCGATGAAGACCTCAAGACTATATTGGGTTAAGAGTTGTAGAGCCAGTACTATATCTTACAAATACTTATATCTTATACAATATAGATATAATAAGCATAATCTAAAAATAGATTTTAATAGATTTTATACAAGTTTTATACAAGACCTAGGTTACAGAATTGGAGCTTTTAGCCAAGCTCCAATTCTGTCATTACTCATTTACAAATACTTTGTGAATGTCGTTCATTGTGAATACTTTTTCAATTCCATATATCCATGGGCAGGAAACATTTGCCCGTGGATATAAATATTTATCCATTTTCCTTCTATTATTACCTTGTATTATACTAGTATACCATTTATGGCATGTTACTGCATCAGGTTGTTATTGACTATATTTTCCATATTTATGTACTGCCTTTACAAGGGCTTCAATGTTTTTCCATGGAACTTCCGGTTCCAGTAAATGGGTTGGAGCTATAACAAGTCCTCCGCCTTTTCCTACAGTTTCTATCATCCTTTTTACTGTTTCTTCCACATCTTCAGGTGTGCCAAAAGGCATAATTGTTTGTGTGCCTATGGTGCCCCAAAAGGAAAGTTTATCTCCATACATCTCCTTTATTTTAACAGGGTCCATGCATTCAGGTTGTACAGGGTTTAAGACATCTACACCAATCTCAATCAAATCGGGAATTATGTCGTAAATAACTCCGTCAGAATGGTAGTAAGCTATTATATCAGGATTTACATCCTTTGCAGCTTTTATGGCAACTTTCATCGTAGGCTTAAGCCATTTTCTCCAGAGGTCGGGACTCATCATCATTCCAGTCTGAGTGCCTACATCATCTCCATAAACAATAATATCAAAGCCGGCTTGGGCAATTTTTGAACACATAGTTGCTTTTACTTCTGTCATCCTATCCAGGCATGCCTTGGCCATATCTTCATTTAATACCATATCCATAAGTAAATTATCCAGCCCTCTCAAGTACCAAGCAGGCTCGAAAATTTGAATTGCAAAATATATAGGTACGAGGTCTTTGTCCTTTAAAGCTTCCACCTTATCTTGAATCCCATCCCATCTATAATCTTCAAGAACATCAGGCATGGGGAAGCTCCACACTTCCTCGGGCGTTTTAAAATCCTTCATAGGAGAAACCATCTTTGAAAAATGGGCTACAGTACCGGGAATATGGGCTACACCCCATTCATCAATTACGGCGTTATTAGGCAGGCTGTCAAAATACATTGAATAGTCAATGAGGTTTTTTGATGGAAGGATATCAATATACCTGTAGGGCATATCATAGTATTCCATATAATCTCTATGTCCGGTTCTCTTTTCAAACTCTCTTTCAAGGGATTCACAAAGGGTGAAACCAAAAGGTACATATTCAGGATTTTCCCTTCTTAGCGCCCGTAAAAGGTTTTCTCTTTTATTCATAAGATATAACACTCCTTTTTTACCTATTGTTTATGATAATAAAATTTTAATATATTTTTTCTCAAAATTCCAGGGAGGGATTAGTGGGCGTGCTAAGGGAAGCTTGTCAATTCTTACCGGTGAAAGTCCGGATTAGGCAAAGGTTAGCCACCAGCCTAACACCTATACCACATGCAAGAGGGCAACCAATTGTATGAAGCTGGTAGATGGGAGTTACCAGGCCGTAACGCAAGTGAAGATATTGAGCCCCCAAACCTACCACCATTGGGGGAGCCGACAGTGTCCATTAGCTGGAAGGTGGAATTCTGTTGTACGATAAGGTGAGTACAGCAATGCCCCCGGGGTCTGAGGCCATAGCATGGTAACAAAAGGAATTGACAGGAACTTGGGAGGACCAGGCTGTTCCCGCAAGGGTAATCCGCAAACAAGCGAGGAAAGCGAGGAAGAGGAGAAGATGGTCTGGTAGTCGGACTAACTCGTAGTACTCTGAGGACGGGAAAGCCGGCCACATGGGGAAGGGGTTAGCACCAATACGCAAAGGAGATGGGAAACATATGATGTCTGCAAAGGCAGGAAAGGTTGTATCCGCTGAGGTACAATTTGATATGGAAACGAAACTGAACCTTATAACTAAACATGCTGCTGAGGATAGGGGTTTTAAATTTTCAAGTCTAGCGCATTTATTGAATGAGGAGTCGTTAAAGGAATGTTTTCATATGTTGAAGAAAGGCAAAGCACCGGGTATAGACAACATAACATATGAAGAATATGAGAAATACCTTCCTTAACACTAATATTCAGAAACTTGTTAAGAGGATGAAAGCAGGGAAATATTATCCGCAACCAGTGAAAAGGGCGTACATACCCAAGGGAGAGGGGAAACTGAGACCATTAGGTATACCTGCACTCGAGGACAAGATAGTACAGAGGGGTATAACAAGGGTACTAAATGCAATATTTGAGCCAAACTTTCTTGATTGCTCCTATGGATTCAGGAAAGGAAGAGGCTGTCATCAGGCACTCAAGCAGATAGATATAGATAATGTAATAATGACAAAGCCGGTAAACCATATAATTGATGCTGATATATGCAGTTTCTTTGATAATGTGGACCATGAATGGCTGATGAAAATGTTTCAGGAAAAGATAGCTGACAAGAACTTTCTAAGAATAATCAAGAAATTTCTGAAAACAGGAGTAATGGAGGAAGGAAAGTTATACCAGACTGAAGAAGGCACGCCTCAAGGAGGGTTATGCAAAGTTTAGCATAACCCTCCTTATGCAAAGAAAGTTATTATGCAAAGTAATTGGTTAAAAGGGTGCATAATTTAAGCATTTCTGTTTGATTTAGTTTGCATAATCTCTGAAGATGATAACAAGAGCATAACAGCTCAAAATATCATTTTTGGAGGATGTCTTATGCAAAAGAGACCATTGACAGAACTGCTGAACGAATTAGAGCAGGAAATGTTGCGGTTTGGTTATACCGAATGTACTGGAAGGAAGCACAGCATACAAATCAATTCCATCTTGTATTTTTCATATACCGGTTGTTTACAACCGGTTTCCATTGGTACAATATCTACTACTAAAATGGATGGACGGTTTGATTCAAGGTACGAATAAGTTAAGAGGTCTACAACCTTTAGTGCATCAGCACCAAACCATGTAGTATTAACCCCCATTGCAGATGATATTCCCCTATACATTTTCCTTGGTTTGTTTTGTGGATTTTCAATGCGGATTATCTTATACCGGCTTGACGATAGCTTTGCTAACAATATATCAATAAGTGTACTTTTCCCGGTACCTGCTTCTCTTACCACAACTACTACCTCCCTGGTCTGAAGAAGCTGGGTAAGTCTTAACAGTGTATTTTCATGATGTTCGCTTAAAAACGTACATGAAGGATCTACAACCTTGGGGAATGGGAGTTTTGTAAACCCCCCAGTAATCAAGAAACTTTTTTGTTACCATTTCATCAACTGCATTATTCATATTTCTCCACCTCTTATTTTTTTCAGATGTTAGGGAATTGGTAAGTCTGTCATCTGTGTTTTCAATATATTATATCACTTCCGGCAATAACTGTGTGGTTCACTTTTTTTAGTAAATATAAGGAAGTTTAACGCTTTATGTATAGTTTGTGTATTGGTGGTCAACAACTGATAATATTACTTTTAATGACCTTATATATGTATAAAACAGAGGGTACACCTGGTATACTTCGCCACAGTCTTCACATTGAACAACTAATATATCAACCTGAATAGGATACAGTCGTATCCTTTCCCACTGGCCATATTCTCAGTCATAAGAGATATCAATTTCCCATCGCCATATGGGATATTTACTCATAAATGAAAAGTTGCCAAAAGAAGAGCATGAGCTACATTCAAGCTCTATTTTAAAGCTATCTTCGAAATTTCCACTATTCCAACTATTGCAATTTTCTGATAAAATGTATAACTTTTTCATAGTATAATAGTATAACTTTTCATAGTGTTGAAAAGTTTTTATTTATTATATTTATTATATCAAAAAAGCAGGGATTTTTCCCTGCTATTTTTTTGCAAAATTTATTAAATTCAGTACCAAAAAGGGGTGATTCAGATATGTCTTACAGTACCAAAAAGAGTGACCGGTAACAGGTGTGAACAAGTATTATGCATACGCACTGGAGGCATCTATCGTACTTCCTAACGGATTGACCATACCACTTATGACTGAATTTTTAGACAGGTAGGAATACAGTTCTGAGAGTGATGATGATGAAAAACGGAAGCAGGATTGTGAGATAAAAGCATTTAAAAGGCTTGCTAAAAGGCTTAAGGAGGCTTTCCCAAGATTAAGATAGCGGTAACATTAGATGGACTTTTTGCTAATGGTCCAATAATGGAAATGTGCAGGGATTTTGGAGGGGATTTTATAATTACATTAAAAGATAAATCTTTAAAGAATGATATTGTGTGAAAGTCAGTGGTATCTGCCATTTGAAGATTAGCTGCAGATGGTGGGTTAAATGTAGATGAAAAAAAATTCGTGCGTCAGCTCTGTAAAAGAAAGTACGGTCTTTACAATGGCCATGGAGATGTAGTACAATTAAACTGGGGCACATGGGAATGTAAGCAAGGCTTACGACTATGACGCCTTTGGCAATGAGAAGAACCCTGAGCCAAATGACACCAACCCATTCAGATACTGTGGAGAGTACTTTGACAAGGAGACCGGTACCTATTATCTAAGAGCGAGGTATTATGA
Encoded here:
- the hcp gene encoding hydroxylamine reductase, with amino-acid sequence MYDSSESNTMFCFQCEQAAGGKACCKVGVCGKQPDVANKQDELTCALVGLARAAKGKTPGKRANELMMQGLFATVTNVNFDRSRIDELITLVRREKEKLGDAEELSPRFLWIGDNDTVSLRSTLLFGLRGMAAYAWHAYVLGKENPEVISWFYNGMRAIGEEHTTDEWLNLLMEFGQINLKCMELLDSANTTAYGHPIPTKVTTTVEKGPFIVITGHDLHDLKQLLEQTEGKGINIYTHGEMLPAHGYPELKKYPHLKGNFGTAWQNQQKEFDNILAPILFTTNCLMPPKASYADRVFTTAVVGYPGAKHIPEINGKKDFTAIIDKALELGGWNENKKFTGINGGTELMTGFAHNTVLGVADKVINAVKEGAIRHFFLVGGCDGAKSGRNYYTDFVKKTPKDTIILTLACGKYRFNDLNLGEISGLPRIMDVGQCNDAYSAIKVATALAKAFDCGVNDLPLTLVLSWYEQKAVCILLTLLALGIKNIYIGPSIPAFFSINVLNTLVDKFGIKPISTPDEDLKTILG
- a CDS encoding ATP-binding protein; this encodes MVREAGTGKSTLIDILLAKLSSSRYKIIRIENPQNKPRKMYRGISSAMGVNTTWFGADALKVVDLLTYSYLESNRPSILVVDIVPMETGCKQPVYEKYKMELICMLCFLPVHSV
- a CDS encoding Crp/Fnr family transcriptional regulator gives rise to the protein MFKKWIGVLASCKLFDGIDSREIEDLLDCLKPRLMNYGKNDMVAIAGERFEEFGLVLAGTVAVTKENAVGDRIIIDILGPGQMFGEIAVFAGNNLWPATVVAQTACAVAFMSPDVILGTCKKQCINHKRLIINMLRIISGKALLLNQKLQYLSMKSIRRKLSSYLLEQHKKQGQTTFMMPLKRNELAEFLNVTRPSLSREMCKMRNEGIIEFHRESIKIRDLDALKSL